Part of the Bradysia coprophila strain Holo2 unplaced genomic scaffold, BU_Bcop_v1 contig_474, whole genome shotgun sequence genome is shown below.
TAATCCGCTTTTTGTATATTACTGTGTCCGAATATTTTACCAGTAGTCGAACATCTACTCCCACCTATAtccagcctccgaatattttatatgttaatgctaggagcagtgctatgccaGTCAAACGATCGATCATCAGTTGTTCTTTTACAATCTAATCGTTTTAAATAATTCGTCTATTAAACTGAGACTTCTTTGTAACCGAAACATTTAAAATCGAGTATTTTTCAGTATTGTCTCGCTTAGGTACCAAAATAAAGCTTTCAATGTCACTTAGTTTGTCTGTGATGTTCAAGTTATTAAAAGTCGTTATACCCAACTCTaaggaataaaattccagGTTACATCTTTGCGAACATATTAGATAGGTACCCATGATACCAGACACCAATTTACCTTCACACATAGCTTCTAAAATCAAAAAGATTCAATTTGTATAAGATCATCTCtttgattttataattttatattcatAATATCCGTAGAAACATGACGAGCTTTGATATTATGCATATTTATAGATAGTATAGTCCGTTGTCGTGGTTTAAAAGTTGGATCGAATTGTACTAGTCTGGTGCGAGTTGAcctttcgctcatattgaatgtaaaaagcgattttatggttgattatcgtagGTAGGTCGGCCACGAACTCGAATCGCAATGTTGCCAAGCTGGGATCGACCTGGTTTGGGCGAGGGAGCCGCCGTCAGCTAAAGCTTCTTTCGGCtctgtaaaattgaattttaatccgAATTGAGTGGGAAAAAATTCCTGTGTTCCTTGAACCTTTCTGCATACGAGGAAAATATAAGTGCTTGAAAAAGTATGCATGTGGCGCTGTAATTCAAGATGGCGcccatcaatacaaaaaagtgtgcaaatctggaaaatccggtaaatgcttttttatttttaacataaaatagacACCATTTGGAATAATTTCGCCCATGGaaccatgtcaaaaatatttcatttgatatttttaaataaattttcaaaaatcaaaatttcatagagCGAAAAGAAGTGTTAGGCAACGTCGGCCCCCTAGACCATACCAGGCCGATCCCAGCTTGGCAACATCTCGATTTGAGTTACTGGTCGATCCATctacgataatcaaccataaaatcgctttctacattcaatatgagcgaaacgGCTTTTTTGGACAACTCGCACTTGACTAGTACTGATTAAGGAGAAAATATGTtctttagacccgtacgaagtactggggtcttataggtttacgcatacgtttgtaacacgtcgaattggactccctgagtaaggggaaacctattgtggttgtctagagatgccaaatccgcgagaaaaaaaatgtccgtctgtctgtccgtctgtcgtctgtctgtctgtccgtccgtctgtccgtctgtctgtccgtctgtctgtctgcacgataacttgagtaaaaacgcatccgattttgaaaattcttttttttcccgtttggtaatgtcaaaagacaggctaagttcgaagatgagtgattttggatcgacccctcccgagctgtggcccaataagtgctttacggtttttcgaagatatctccggacatttaaacgttaaacttgtaagtgatacgtcaaataaaaggtatttacaataccgatcgacaacaaaaaaagtttatggaaattggatgaccgactcgtgagttagaccccttggtgtggaacaggcacagggcggcaagcagtttttgcttgtaggtcggccacatttgaacatatttcgtctgttttagctttattagataggtattgaccgtaccaatcagggaaaaaaaagtttatgaaattatgttctccggagcgtgagctaggtctcttggagtgagctcttatctggctactcggaagtacagtgaacgtggtgtattttgacaatatctcgagtaaattttgaccgaatttcatgaattttttttttgtttgaaaggtattaacgaatgtaaagcgtcggtactatttccggtctcctaacaaaatggctgccggcggccatattggattttataaaaagtgatataaagtgggaaaaatggtacttagagtgtttatgttaacatggaaataatttgttatgtgtgtggggtgtttcaggcattccatatatggacatctatattcacctatattgagctatatacaggcatatagagctataaaatagcaaattcatttgtggaatgtttatttgtagtgaaatataggtaaatatagcggtatatagctgtttaaataggaatttatgaaatttgacttcgtacggggctgtctatattgcctccggcaatttaattgtatatgctaacaaggcaaagagtggataatgtaagtgatttaaaaggaagaatagtttttcagcagagaagaaaatgaagtaagagaaatgaagagtttcacattaaaggcttttgatacgaataggtgtttcgtacgggtcggcgttagctatgtttttacaTGTGTTCCACGTTGTAAGAATGTGTTTGGATCATATCTTCATATAAGATTGGGTTTGCTTCCATTGATTCCACCTCAAAACCATAAGATAGACTTTTGACAGCAGAACTGTGTCAAAATACCTGAGCTTATACGACGCAATGGCCTGTAATAATCGGCATAGTGAAACACTCTCTGTCACCGTATTTTTTTACACTGATTTTGTAAATTCTTTACGTATGGAGTAACTGCCAAGAGTGTGGGACAGTTAATATATTTactgaaatgaataaattattttatttttcattcgattCTCTGAGAACATTCGGCGTTCGTTGCTCATAAGATCAACAGTTGCGTTTTGAAAGTCTTTTAGTCGCCTTATCGCCTTTCCTCCTATACGTtcattgttgttgaaaaaattattttattgtttttggtGATATTGCATTCACTGCACAAGTTTTGTAAACAGCGGGACACGTAAttgttgttttgtgttttgaaGATTATATTTGCCGTGGgtaacgagaaaaaaaaaatcgaaaaatggaATACGATTCATCATATTTGAATACCACGCCCGGAAAAGCGAAAATAAGCTGTTTGGTATGTCGTATGGAATTTGATTaggaatattttatatttagaCAAAGCGAATGAACCTTAGAATTTCGATAGCACACGCTTCGATCAGAatagattttttgttcaattttttttttacttaagaAGGAACAGTATGTTTGTTGGAATTAAGTGTTTAGGGCTAAGTTGGAGAGCCTAGATACAAACTTTATAAGCCTTTCGCTTATACAGCATAATGTATGGGAGATTAGACGAAGTGAAAGATGTTCTGTCAgaaactaaaaaataattgaaacaacagaagtagtagattttcgATATATCGGATAAGCTTGCCGTGTGTaaaccactgtttcgatccaACGAGATATCGTTTTGTGaataacttaaaaaatttaatttactgtCATCTCATCAGGCCACGGCGACAGTGGCTGGATGATGACTAGTCTTCCACTCCCAGTCATAATCCTATACGTGTAATAGTTCAGtgaattataacaaaaatgaaacgaaattcgGTTGAACTATCCAACAGAGTCTAAACAGTCtaggagggattcttttgaaaaacagcctaccgaaatcgaacgtgttttctagtggaactttttataggtacctagaaaggtcttcgaccctagaacccaaaaccactctcaaaaaaattcttcgaagcttttatggctggtgaaaggtgatcgaaaaccgaaaacttgcacttttcttaccaaaatttctccgggtacacgagtCGTACATGGtcttgtggggtgtcattagaaaggtaatcacatgtactattgagccgaatagagactcattggttttaaaattcatcgacactgaaatatgtgcagttgaagttttcaaccgaaaacttgcacttttcttaccaatatttctccagttacacgagccgtacatagtggtgtggggtatcatttgaaaggtaattttatgtgcttttgggccaaatagggtcttatggggtttggatgcatatgcgatgaaatatggacacttaaacatttcaacttctcatatttcatcgcatatgcatccaaaccccataagaccctatttggcccaaaagcacataaaattacctttcaaatgataccccacaccactatgtacggctcgtgtaactggagaaatattggtaagaaaagtgcaagttttcggttgaaaacttcaactgcacatatttcagtgtggattaattttaaaaccaatgagtctctattcggctcaatagcacatgtgattacctttctaatgacaccccacaagaccatgtacggctcgtgtacccggagaaattttggtaagaaaagtgcaaattttcggtttttgatcacctttcaccagccataaaagcttcgaagaatttttttgagagtggttttgggttctagggtcgcAGTCCTTtttaggcacatataaaaaagtccactggaaaatgcgtccgatttcggtaggctgtttttcaaaagaatccctcctaGACGTATCCTATACTAAGTAGGGTTTCTAAGAATACCTTTCCTTAACCCTGGTGTTAAGTGTGTTTTTAATCGGTTTGTTTATCTCCGCTCAAATATCCAACTTCAACTCGTTCGTCCTATTTCAGACATTTGGATTTATCGGTTTACTGGCTTGTAACATCGCCGGAGTCCATGTAGCACAATACAATTCGGCAGCTGGAACCGCATTTTTGGTCACACTGATCCTGTTGCTGTTACTGGTCTGCAAATCCAGTTTGCGTCAATCGgcgattttccaaaaaatcgAACTCATCATTTGCATCATTTTGACCATATTCTACGTGGTTGGTTCAATTGACATAATCCGAGCTTGTTGGTACTATTTGTTCACCAATTTTATACTCGGACGATTCATTGGCACGTTAATTGCATCGGTAAGTTATAACAAGCAATGAGACTCTCCTATCATACATTGTATCAATGCGTTTCAATCGGTCTCATTAAATttccttttccatttttatgcaCATTGACACAGATTTGCAGCATTTTAGCAACCTTGGCCTATGGCTACGATTCAATAGACAAGTTTCGCGAAACGAGAGGCGTCTCAACATCGAACGTTTAAGtcatgttttgttgttttcgtaaattaactaaaaaacgTCATCGCTTTTGGTGTGCTTAAGGTGAGAGAGATGACGTAATGTGAACATAATAAAACGAATGATTTATTAATGTGTAATTGGATACCGTCAATCCGGCCATATTACACAAAACCTTGCTATATCATCATAACATCAGAGAGTCCACCAATTcaaccaaaataaatttattcaacttAAGTACAAGAGTGTGAGATATATATAATGTGTAAAAAGAGAATTGTTGGTATGGTATGAATGTTCGCACGTTTGTTTGCGGAATATTAAATGAATGTTTgaagaatgaaataaaaaaaaattttgcggtACAGGACAGAGACAAAAAATACTTAACACAACGAGTTAACACAGtttttacttaatttattattaaaatatggTCTAATCCGTTGGTTTGTTTTTACTAGAATTTCGGAGTGTCAATTGTAATTAAACGCTTTTATTGAGTTCAAATTCTTTTACTCATTGTCCCCCGGGAAATAAGTCATCACTTCATTGACATGAGCGTTTAAACTCATTTCCCGGGGGCCTAGTGAGTAAATAACTTACGTAATTGCttggaactttgtattttgccAAGTGTGGTTGCATCCCTCGTCTTCGGCTCGAGTTGCAAACGCCACACttggtaaaataaaaagttccaaaacaaagacgtaatctactattactcaATAGGGTAAGCGAACTTAGCTTACACTTACTTAATGGCGGCTAAACTATACCTCAAGTTTTGGGTACTTGACAATGAGACAATGGAAATGACTTTTTACGTGTtaccgacctcggcttcgccttggATCGGCACCACAaaaaagcaacattttcatgatttgtcccattggtaagtaatgtactgATATTGATCACTGCCAGTGTTGACTCGATAAAAACAAATGTCTTCTTGAATAAACAGATGTCGTCATTGGAAATGGAATGATCATTAAAGTTTCCATTGATTATAAAAAGGATATTTAATTATCGATCGTCAACTGAaactcattttatttatgcaaattttcgtCGATCAGtcaatttttgtattgaaGACGTAAGGTCGTTTCTATGAAGAATGATTATGGACTTAaataatataacaaaaaactaAGATTTTTGGAAATGAATACGACCAAAATTATACTTTTGTTCAGATTAGACgacagtttttgtttattttattaattaagaGTGagtcaacattttgttctcgAGAATTGGCACTCTGAtaagaagtttttttgttcttcatttAGTATATATGCcagctctctctctctctgtcttatatttttctaaaaacaaaaaacgatttaTTCAAATGTGTCTCAGTCATTTATTTTGTCACATTTTTCTGATTAATTAAAcgaatctttgaaaattttctcttttttttatttttaaaattatgtgATCAGGAAAGGTGAATGAGATCAGTGTTACGATGAAGAACCGTATATATACGCTCTGTGTGTATATACCttataaaacacaaaacaaacatttcacatttatatataaatatccATCGCACAAACATTATTAAAATCGCCAACACATGTTTCTTATGGAGTTTTCAGCGATTATTTACGTTTACAATGTTTGTATATAAATgctcttgcctattttaaaccATAGAGGTAGCCTACCATAGTTTGTAGTTTCTCGGTTTTGTTTTGCGATGTTGTAGTGAGTGAAAATGCACTTTATTTCATAGATTTTTAAAGTggactttttgatatgtgcctagataAGTATTGGTTCCCAGAGgccaaaaatctttttttttttaatttcttcgaTTCTTGTATGGCTAGCGAGAGGTGAtccaaaaccgaaaacatgcacttttcatCTGGAAATTTCTCCGGCAACATGACAGCTACATGggcgtgtggggtgtcattggTTAACGTAATGAATGTACTTTCGGGGTCGATCATGGGGTAGAACGCAACCCTGACGATTACGAGCAGTTGAAAGTATGGG
Proteins encoded:
- the LOC119082520 gene encoding uncharacterized protein LOC119082520 is translated as MEYDSSYLNTTPGKAKISCLTFGFIGLLACNIAGVHVAQYNSAAGTAFLVTLILLLLLVCKSSLRQSAIFQKIELIICIILTIFYVVGSIDIIRACWYYLFTNFILGRFIGTLIASICSILATLAYGYDSIDKFRETRGVSTSNV